Part of the Methanothermobacter sp. MT-2 genome is shown below.
ACGGCGAAAAAGATCTCATGATGGCTAATGCACGTAAAAAATTGGACTGGGAATCACAGTTTGATGTTGCAATGTGCCCTGCAGATGCTAGGAGAATAAGAGATGAGAGGCCGCCGGAGGATCCTGACACTTGCACGATGTGTGGAAATTATTGCGCAGTTAAAATAGTGAACGAATGGCTTGAAAGCGCAGAGGAAGATATCTTCACATATTAAACCATAATATTACTTTTTGGGGCAGCGGTGATGGGATTGAAACATTGGATTGAAAGGATAGCCGATAAACTTAAAAAAATGGACATAGAAGAACATGTCATTGCCAGTGGAACCTCCATATCAGGAGCCATACATATTGGGAATTCATGCGACGTTTTCATAGCCAACGCCATAACAAAAAGCTTGCTAGAAGATGATTTAAACGCCAAGACGATCTGGGTAGCTGACGACCATGATCCTCTACGTAAGGTACCTTATCCGCTCCCTGAAAGTTACAAGGAATATCTTGGAATACCATACTCTAGGATACCATGCCCAGAAGACTGTTGCGGGGGATTCGTCGAACATTTCCAAAAACCATTCCTTGAAAGTCTCAAAGAGTTTAATATAAAACTTGAAGCATATTCTGGAGCCCAAATGTACAAGGATGGATCATACAACGAATACATCCGCATCTCCCTTGAAAAGGCAGATAAGATAAGGAGAATATTCAACAAGTATCGTGAAAATCCCCTCCCAAAAGACTGGCTACCATATAATCCCATCTGTGATAAATGTGGTAGAATAAACACAACCTATGCATATGATTTCCATGGTGATAAAATCTCTTATAATTGTAACTGTGGATTTAATGGTGAAACAGATATCAAAATGGGAAATGGTAAACTTACTTGGAGGGTGGAATGGGCTGCGCGATGGAAAATGTTAAATGTCACCTGCGAACCATTCGGTAAAGATCATGCGGCAAGCGGAGGATCCTATGATGTCAGCAGCGAAATATCCAGGGAAATATTTGATTATCCACCACCCTACCCTGTACCATATGAATGGATAACCTTCAAAGGAGAGGCCATGTCAAAATCAAAGGGCATATTCTTCACACCAGGACAATGGCTAGAAATAGGACCTCCAGAAAGTTTGAATTATTTCATATTCAGGAGCAAACCAATGAAACACAAGGACTTCAACCCTGAAATGCCATTCCTAGACTTTATGGACCAATTCGACCGCACAGAAAGAATATACTATGGCATGGAATCAGCCACGTCAAAAAAAGAAGAAGAAAAATTGAAGAGGATCTACAAGACATCTATGATACAAGAATTTGAGGACCTGCCATTACGTCCATCCTATAGGTTCATGGTAGTGGCCTATCAGATAGCCGGCGAAAACCTTCAGAGAATCTATAAAATCCTCAAGAAAAATTCACAATTACCCCCAGAATTCGATGATAAAAACTTAAATGATCTGAAGAATTTTCAAAGAGAACAACTCATTGAAAGAATAGAACACGTGAAAAACTGGCTGGGAAAATACGCCCCAGAAATGGTGAAATTCCAAGTCCAAGAAAAACTACCCCCAGTAGAACTATCAAAAGAACAAAAAATGTTCCTCAGCGAAGTCGCTGACATCATAGAAGAAAGAAAATTAACTGCAACAGAACTACACGACGAAATCTACAAGACACTGAGAAAACACAACCTAAAACCAAGAGAAGGATTCCAGGCAATCTACAAAGTCCTTATAGGGAAAAAGATGGGTCCAAGAGCAGCATCATTCCTCCTATCCCTTGACAAAGAATTCGTCATAAAAAGACTAAAACTGGAAAAATGATGATCCTAAGTCCACTCGCAGAAACAGAAAAAAAAGAAACCAGTATAAACAAGATAGGGAAAATAGAGAAAATCACCCTATTCAACAATACAAAACCCAACGCAGACATAATACTCGAAGAAATCCCAAAAAACCTAAAAGGTAATATAAAAATCTTAAGATCCACAAAACCCGCAGGAGCACCCGCAACAGACAAAAAAATACAAGAAGCAGCACAATCAGACCTCTGCATACTAGCACTTGGAGACTGCGGATCCTGCACAACATGGCTCATACTAGACGCCCTACGCCTCGAAAAAACAGAAACCCCAACCATAACCATCTGCTCAGACAAATTCAGCAAATTCGCAAAAGAACTAGCCACAGCACACGGAGCACCAAAGCTCAGGATAGTCGAAATAAAACACCCAATAGCCGGCCTAGAAAAACAAAAAGTTATCAAAAAAACAAAACAGACAATAAAAGACATCAAAAAACACATACGGTGAAAGACAATGAAGGGATGCGGATGCTACATCAACCCCCAACCTGATTCTCTCGAAAAAATAAACATGGAATTCTACCAGAAAGGCTTCACTGACGGCTTACCCATCATACCACCCACACCAGAAAGAGTGGAAAAATTCTACAGATATTCCCTAAAGGATCCAGAGGATGTTATAGCAGTTTTACCACCACGAAATGGTAAAGCAACCATAGAAAAGATCGCGGTAAACGCGGTCATGGCAGGATGCCCTCCACAGTTAATGCCATTCCTTGAACATGCCATAATGGCCATCACAGAAGAAAAATTCAACTTAGCAGCATTAAATGCAACGACACATCCAATAGCAGTTGCCATAATAATCAACGGGCCAATGAAAGACGAGATAGGATTCAATTATTCAACAGGATGCCTCGGCCCTGGAAACCTTGCAAACGCAACACTTGGAAGAGCCCTAAGACTCTGCTTAATCAATATTGCAGGGGCCATGCCAGGGGTGGGGGATCATGCTACCATGGGGTCTCCTGCAAAATACACTTACTGTTTTGCAGAAAATGAAGATGAAAATCCTTGGGAGCCATTACATGTTGAAAGAGGCTTCCCAGAAAATTCAACTACAGTGACGGTCATGGGTGCAGAAGCTCCATACAATGTAAACGACCATAGAAGTATTAAGCCAGAGGATATACTAGACACAATAATACATACTATTTCAACTGCTGGTTCAAATAATAGTCACGTGCCGGGTGAAATATTAGTTATAATGGGTCCAGAGCATGCAAATTCCATTGCAGATGAAGGTTGGGAAAAGGAAGACGTGAAAGATTATATACATGAAAATGCCATGGTTCCATTGGATTTGGCTGATAGGGGTGGTCGTTCATTCGATAAAAAGCTTGCTGAGGATAATATGGTGCGGATAACACGCTCAAGGGATGATATAGTGATAGTGGTTGCTGGTGGGATAGGTAGACACACACTTGTAGCGCCTGGATTCGGAGAATCTTCAAAATCCATTACCAAACCTTTAAAATTAAAAAATGGGCCCTATGCAACCTCCATAGAAAATTACTTGAAAAGATAATCTTCACAAAAAAAACAACAGTTTATTCTTTTGTAAGAAAAACAGATAACAGCAAATGATCCCCCTAAAAAATGCTTTTATGACTTGGCCATTCTATGATAAACTTTCAATTAAACCACCCAAAAAGAAAATTATGGCCGTAATTCATTGAAAAAAGTGATGACAGCAATGTGATTGTTTAATTTGCCCTCTGATCCTTTTTTAACAAGAAAAAAACCAAGTGATTTTATCAGTTAAGGATGTTAACTATATTTGTGTATCTATTACGAAGTAAAATTATTAATGAGAAATGGTCAATAGAGTTAAATTTAGGGTTAAATTATATTTTAATATACAATTTAGCCATCTAAAATTAAATATAGGCTCATATTGAAGGATATTTATTAAGCTGCAATGCTAATTCCATGGTGTCTAACATGTCGTCATGTTTACCTTGGGGGAAGTAGACATATGCATTTATGAAATCTCTAATTTGGGACGCACTTCAGGTAATAGCATTTAAACTTACCTCAAAGTTATTTGAAAGCCACTCTATCACCTTTTCAAGTGGTTCATCAAATGCCTTTGCTATAAATTCTCGAAATAAACCATCAATTCAATTATTATCAAATTACCAGTACCTAGAAGATCTAATCACCTGATTTAGTACGGACTTGCTCAAAATGATTAATATATCTTGCCCAAGAATTATTGGATTATATTTTATCCACTTTTCTAAATCATTTTCAACCACTCGGACTGTCAAAATATCATCCTATTTAAATCTACATTTTATTCAATGGCCTTTATTCTGCGAAGAAAAATTTGGCCATGAATCCATGAAAGCCCCCTCTGCTGTTTAAAAGAATGATTTAATTTCAGCTCAGAATCCATAAAAAATTTTAATTGGCTAGTTTTAATTTCTTTAGACACTTTTTACAGAACATGTAAGTTTTTTTGTCCGTATCTATGATGCTGTTGCTGAAATACATTACACAAAATGGATTGCTGCAATGGGCTAATCCAAAGGTGTGGCCGAGTTCATGTATGGCTTCTTTCAGCATTCTTTCTATGAATATTTTCTTATCTGGATGTTTTAATCTGTACAGGGATATTATGGCAAATTTTCCAGGGGATTCTGCTTCTCCAAATACGAAATTTAGACCTGGTGCATATAAATCTGCGTCGGTTATCCCTAATATGCGATCAAAGTCTTCTTTTATGACACTCTTTAAAAATAATAGTATTTTTGTTGAATTATATTGACCTCTTAGTGGATTATAGGCATGTTCTGGAATATCTAAAAATTGGCTAGAGATTATAGTTTTAGTGTTAAGAGTTTTACTTATAGAGTTTTTCAGGATTTCTAGGATTTTTCCTTCAATTTTTCCAATTGCTTGTATAAGTATCATTGCGTTCTGAGTTAACCCTTTAATTTATAGGTTGTAGCGTTTTCTGTCGAGTAGTTCTTGTCTTTTGCCTTTGTTCCATCCTCCGCTTGATGATTTGGCTCTTCCGACCTGTTGCACGTATCCTGTTATGCGGTCGTACCATTCTACTTCATCTTTTTCGCCGCAGTTGGCGCAGGTTTCCTGTAATCCCCTCATTAGGGTTTTACATCTGAGACAGAAGCTTAGGGTGTTGCTGTAGGCCCAGAATCCTATGTCTGTATTTTTGCAGATGTTTTTTGTGAATTTTTGGAGGGCTTGGGCGTCTGGTTGTGCTTCTCCAAGCCATGCATGGAATATGTGTCCTCCTGGTGTTATTGGATGATATTTTTCCTCTATTCTTATCTTTTTCACAATATCTACTTCGGAGTCTACTGGGACGTGACTTGAATTGGTATAATAGTATGAGTCTTCCTTTCCTTGGAGTATGGCCTTTTCACTGTGTAATTCACTGTCTAGCATTGCGAATCTGTGGGCTGTGCTCTCTGCTGGCGTCTGGAGGACGCTCCATCGCAGTCCTGTTTCTTTTTTGAGTTCCTGGGCGCGTTCATATAAATATTTTATTACCTTGAGTCCGAATTTGTTGGCATCAGGATCTGTGATGCTGTTTCCTGTATGATATTCTAACATTTCGTTTAAGCCGACATATCCAAAGCTTAGGGTTGCATTTTCTATCCTATAATAGTTTTCGCCTTCAATCTCTTGTGTGAGGAATGGTAATAAATTATAGTCGTTTAGACATTCAAGGGCCTGTTCTCTTCTCAATTTTAACACGTCTATTGCAAGATCTAGGTATTCGTCTAGATAATCGAATATTTCATCGTCGTCTTTTGCCTGGTAGGCTATTCTTGGAAGGTTTAATGTTACATATGCAAGGTTTCCTGTTCTGAGACAATCTTTTTCCCAGTCTCCTGTCCAATTATCTGATAAGAGTGTTCTGCACCCCATGTAATTGGACATTTCGCCCCTGTAATCTGCTAGCATGTTAACAAAGTATGCTGTCCCATACTTAGCAGCTAATTCATGTACAAGGTGTAGGTCATCTTCAAATTCGTCCTTGAGGGTTTCCCTGCGAATAACATAGATTGTGTTCGGGAATAAGTGGGGTTTGCCATCAGCGTCTCCTTCAAGGAGCACTTCAGTAAATGCCCTTGTAACTTGCCTAGCCTCTTCATAAAAGTCTCCGTAGACTCCTACGTGTTCGCCTCTGGGTCCGTAGGCCGGTACATCTAGTAGGAAGTCTGGTACTGCGAATTCTAGGTTTATGCTTGTGAATGGGACTTGGCTCCCTCTTGCGGCGTATGCCATGTTTAGGT
Proteins encoded:
- a CDS encoding lysyl-tRNA synthetase → MKHWIERIADKLKKMDIEEHVIASGTSISGAIHIGNSCDVFIANAITKSLLEDDLNAKTIWVADDHDPLRKVPYPLPESYKEYLGIPYSRIPCPEDCCGGFVEHFQKPFLESLKEFNIKLEAYSGAQMYKDGSYNEYIRISLEKADKIRRIFNKYRENPLPKDWLPYNPICDKCGRINTTYAYDFHGDKISYNCNCGFNGETDIKMGNGKLTWRVEWAARWKMLNVTCEPFGKDHAASGGSYDVSSEISREIFDYPPPYPVPYEWITFKGEAMSKSKGIFFTPGQWLEIGPPESLNYFIFRSKPMKHKDFNPEMPFLDFMDQFDRTERIYYGMESATSKKEEEKLKRIYKTSMIQEFEDLPLRPSYRFMVVAYQIAGENLQRIYKILKKNSQLPPEFDDKNLNDLKNFQREQLIERIEHVKNWLGKYAPEMVKFQVQEKLPPVELSKEQKMFLSEVADIIEERKLTATELHDEIYKTLRKHNLKPREGFQAIYKVLIGKKMGPRAASFLLSLDKEFVIKRLKLEK
- a CDS encoding anaerobic ribonucleotide-triphosphate reductase translates to MIKDSHVLAALPSKADIGVLKNNGIREKFSHEKLVKSLLMVGSPLWAAEKIASKVAKSAYDGISTKEIKMLVYTSLKDIDEKTADKYLAARKLKVRTSRDTIEPFDQKKIENSLIKEAGATPHLAEKIATEVWKELKKLNVEYLTAPMIREMVNTKLIEHGLETLRKKYTRLGIPVYNITELITQGSRDNANMIHNPETVHKYVADEALKQYTLLHILPHRLADAHMSGDIHIHDLEFFAARPLNCLQHDLRLFIKHGLKVDGTGDHTSVAGPPKHLETLMNHAGEIMLAAQQNMSGGQAMSLWNVFVAPFAANLSYDEIKQAVQMFIFNLNMAYAARGSQVPFTSINLEFAVPDFLLDVPAYGPRGEHVGVYGDFYEEARQVTRAFTEVLLEGDADGKPHLFPNTIYVIRRETLKDEFEDDLHLVHELAAKYGTAYFVNMLADYRGEMSNYMGCRTLLSDNWTGDWEKDCLRTGNLAYVTLNLPRIAYQAKDDDEIFDYLDEYLDLAIDVLKLRREQALECLNDYNLLPFLTQEIEGENYYRIENATLSFGYVGLNEMLEYHTGNSITDPDANKFGLKVIKYLYERAQELKKETGLRWSVLQTPAESTAHRFAMLDSELHSEKAILQGKEDSYYYTNSSHVPVDSEVDIVKKIRIEEKYHPITPGGHIFHAWLGEAQPDAQALQKFTKNICKNTDIGFWAYSNTLSFCLRCKTLMRGLQETCANCGEKDEVEWYDRITGYVQQVGRAKSSSGGWNKGKRQELLDRKRYNL